In a single window of the Acipenser ruthenus chromosome 8, fAciRut3.2 maternal haplotype, whole genome shotgun sequence genome:
- the LOC117406487 gene encoding hemopexin-like, which yields MRLLSLPLCLSWVLTLCLAAPPHHKEGHSDPHHKEDYAHPDQHGHSDQHAHPEHSHHHDLVRCSGIEFDAITLDEHGVTYFIKDDHLWKGYRGSSEFTNQTFHELHGSIDAAFRMHHKVKPEDHDRVFIFKGDHVWSFYNHTLEDGFPKLINSEFPGIPNELDAAVECPSGECKTDSVLFFKGSHVYHYDLLTHSVKEKDWPAVMNCTSAYRWLERYFCFQGTKFQRFHPVTGHVSEGYPKDVRDYFMKCPDRGHGDKTREAHFGRCSGKPFDAFTADDEGKIYAFRGDYFLRLDTKRDGYHYWSITSNWKELHDHINAVFTWDHKMYFIQGDQVYIYKSDVHYTLVEGYPKPVEEELGVKGPVDAAFLCGNSHLVHIIQGKRMFDVDMSESPRKVVKEWPLPFDHVDAAMCGAEGIQVFIGDIYYEYKSPMLLATSRMQPFPHNTSKELLGCDN from the exons ATGAGACTCCTGTCCTTACCCCTCTGCCTGAGCTGGGTTCTGACTCTGTGCCTGGCTGCACCACC GCACCACAAAGAAGGCCACTCAG ATCCTCATCACAAAGAAGATTATGCTCATCCTGATCAACATGGTCACTCTGATCAACACGCTCACCCGGAACACAGTCATCACCATGACCTTGTTCGCTGTAGTGGAATAGAGTTTGATGCCATCACTCTAGACGAGCATGGAGTCACCTACTTCATTAAAG ATGATCACCTGTGGAAGGGGTACAGAGGCTCCTCTGAATTTACTAATCAAACTTTCCATGAGCTACATGGGAGCATTGATGCTGCTTTCAGGATGCACCACAAAGTAAAACCTGAAGACCATGACCGGGTATTCATcttcaag GGTGACCATGTCTGGAGTTTCTACAACCACACACTAGAAGACGGCTTTCCCAAACTCATCAACAGTGAGTTCCCAGGAATCCCAAATGAATTGGATGCTGCTGTGGAATGTCCATCTGGAGAGTGCAAAACAGACTCTGTTCTCTTCTTTAAAG GATCACATGTATACCACTATGACCTGCTGACTCATTCGGTGAAAGAGAAGGATTGGCCAGCAGTTATGAACTGCACTTCTGCATACCGGTGGCTGGAGCGCTACTTCTGTTTCCAGGGCACAAAGTTCCAGCGTTTCCACCCTGTCACTGGACATGTATCTGAAGGCTACCCCAAGGATGTCCGAGATTATTTCATGAAGTGTCCTGACAGAG GCCATGGAGACAAAACCAGAGAGGCACATTTTGGGCGCTGCAGTGGAAAACCATTTGATGCATTCACTGCTGATGATGAGGGCAAGATATATGCTTTCCGAG GTGACTATTTCCTGCGCCTGGACACGAAAAGGGATGGCTATCATTACTGGTCAATCACCTCTAACTGGAAGGAACTGCATGACCACATCAATGCTGTCTTCACCTGGGACCACAAAATGTACTTCATCCAG GGAGATCAGGTGTACATCTACAAGTCTGACGTACACTACACGTTGGTAGAGGGCTACCCCAAACCAGTGGAAGAGGAGCTGGGAGTGAAGGGACCAGTGGATGCTGCCTTCCTGTGTGGGAACTCTCATTTGGTGCACATCATTCAAG GAAAACGTATGTTTGATGTTGACATGTCAGAGTCGCCGCGCAAAGTGGTAAAGGAATGGCCATTGCCCTTTGATCATGTGGATGCAGCAATGTGTGGAGCTGAAGGGATACAGGTTTTCATTGGGGACATTTACTATGAGTACAAAAGCCCTATGCTACTGGCAACCTCCAGAATGCAACCATTCCCCCACAATACCAGTAAGGAGCTACTTGGCTGTGATAATTAG
- the LOC131737863 gene encoding uncharacterized protein LOC131737863: MALFSVVLDPVDYMQTLQALVSGVCSYLDGTAKPADAEFVKKNLDLIDRELSTGHGLLKDTEVHSCEDDLVVVYYQLGAVVRASQGHTKRETEVFLKYVEDYRLERQLTAMYSRLMGVSLLTNQPTLLDEIVRDYKPKRWELREFCEKVNFVLGTGLLCLFTQASLTGRDQALLMKTWSEKMASLSKKMKMAGCQCSDYFREQAKEDVKRLMEEGKKTEARWEEQASAILRTLEKNYDWLRWAVMVTQERRRSGEVVEEGQTEGGCCNEGGVEKAKCGNLISVSDPSGLQVVACYSGAPSSLDKGRIHQLIMDLEWKIPNPPPEVYATIEAEPHYARTYLASRMLNKLEEGLDNGVSVHVVPGKMEMKCNFPQASFFLYEYKHRLASGTVCIFG; encoded by the exons ATGGCTTTGTTCAGTGTGGTGCTGGATCCTGTGGACTACATGCAGACACTACAGGCCCTGGTATCGGGGGTCTGCTCTTACCTGGATGGCACAGCCAAACCGGCGGATGCAGAGTTTGTGAAAAAGAACTTGGACCTGATTGACCGGGAGCTGAGCACAGGGCATGGCCTGCTGAAGGACACTGAGGTGCACAGCTGTGAGGACGACCTTGTGGTGGTGTACTACCAACTGGGGGCAGTAGTGAGGGCCAGCCAGGGGCACACCAAGAGAGAGACTGAGGTCTTTCTCAAATATGTGGAGGATTATCGTCTTGAGAGGCAACTTACAGCCATGTACAGCCGGTTGATGGGAGTCTCACTGCTAACAAACCAGCCAACATTGTTAGATGAAATCGTCAGAGACTACAAGCCCAAACGATGGGAACTACGAGAGTTCTGCGAGAag GTGAACTTTGTCCTGGGGACTGGCTTGCTGTGTCTATTCACTCAGGCCTCCCTGACAGGCAGAGACCAGGCCCTCCTTATGAAAACTTGGTCTGAGAAGATGGCATCCCTCAGCAAGAAAATGAAGATGGCAGGCTGCCAGTGTTCAGACTATTTTCGGGAGCAGGCTAAAGAAGATGTGAAGAGATTGATGGAGGAGGGAAAGAAGACAGAGGCCAGATGGGAGGAGCAGGCCTCAGCAATTCTCAGAACCCTGGAGAAGAACTATGACTGGCTGCGCTGGGCCGTGATGGTGACACaggagagaaggaggagtggGGAGGTTGTGGAGGAGGGGCAGACTGAGGGAGGTTGCTGCAATGAAGGAGGTGTGGAGAAAGCAAAATGTGGTAACTTAATCTCAGTCAGTGACCCCTCTGGGCTGCAGGTGGTGGCTTGCTACAGCGGGGCCCCCTCCTCTCTAGATAAGGGGCGTATTCACCAGTTGATCATGGATCTGGAGTGGAAGATCCCCAATCCGCCCCCAGAGGTGTACGCCACCATCGAGGCTGAACCCCACTATGCTCGTACCTACTTGGCCTCCAGGATGCTGAACAAGTTGGAGGAAGGCCTTGACAATGGTGTCTCTGTGCACGTGGTACCCGGAAAGATGGAGATGAAGTGCAACTTCCCCCAGGCGTCCTTCTTCCTCTATGAATACAAGCACCGCCTAGCCTCAGGTACTGTTTGCATCTTTGggtag